The following coding sequences are from one Capsicum annuum cultivar UCD-10X-F1 chromosome 3, UCD10Xv1.1, whole genome shotgun sequence window:
- the LOC107866251 gene encoding NADPH-dependent aldo-keto reductase, chloroplastic-like, with protein sequence MRSYQTILNNGETLPIMGMGTYSGENDRETTERAIRTALKMGYRHFDTAKIYGSEPAVGNALRRAIHDGLVEREDIHVTSKLWSSDHHDPLSALHQTLKKLGMEYIDMYLVHWPVSLKPWVDYPVPREEDFETLDMENTWSGMERCLEMGLCKSIGVSNFSSRKIEELIDFACVTPVVNQVEMHPMWRQKKLRSICGDYGIHVSAYSPLGGPGNAWGTTAVVDHPIIQSIALKHNATPAQVALRWGLSQGSSVIVKSFNPRRIKENIGALDLTLDDWDLFEIEKMEERKIMRAEYLVNDTTSPFKTIEELWDEEI encoded by the exons atgagAAGTTATCAAACAATACTAAACAATGGTGAAACCCTACCAATTATGGGTATGGGTACTTATTCAGGCGAAAACGATAGAGAAACAACTGAGAGAGCCATTAGAACAGCGCTCAAG ATGGGGTACAGACATTTTGATACAGCGAAAATATATGGTTCAGAGCCGGCTGTGGGAAATGCATTAAGACGAGCAATTCATGATGGGTTGGTTGAGAGGGAAGACATTCATGTCACCTCTAAGCTTTGGTCAAGTGATCACCATGATCCTCTTTCTGCACTTCACCAAACCCTAAA GAAGTTAGGGATGGAATACATAGACATGTATTTAGTTCATTGGCCAGTGAGTTTGAAGCCATGGGTGGATTATCCAGTTCCCAGAGAAGAGGATTTTGAGACATTAGACATGGAGAATACCTGGTCTGGAATGGAGAGGTGCTTAGAGATGGGTTTGTGCAAGTCCATTGGAGTAAGCAATTTTTCATCCAGAAAGATTGAAGAACTGATAGACTTTGCTTGCGTCACTCCTGTGGTCAATCAG GTGGAAATGCATCCAATGTGGAGACAAAAAAAGCTGAGATCAATATGTGGGGATTATGGGATTCATGTAAGTGCATATTCACCTCTTGGTGGTCCTGGTAATGCCTGGGGAACTACTGCTGTGGTTGATCATCCCATCATTCAATCCATTGCCCTCAAGCATAACGCAACTCCGGCTCAG gtCGCGCTGCGATGGGGGTTGTCCCAGGGATCTAGTGTTATAGTGAAGAGTTTCAATCCGAGGAGAATCAAGGAGAATATTGGAGCACTTGATTTGACATTGGACGATTGGGATTTATTTGAGATTGAGAAAATGGAGGAAAGGAAGATTATGAGGGCAGAGTATCTTGTAAATGATACTACAAGTCCATTCAAGACCATTGAGGAGCTTTGGGATGAAGAGATataa